A genomic region of Runella rosea contains the following coding sequences:
- a CDS encoding c-type cytochrome, with product MNVKRLLLQMGVASIAMSFLISCNKTDDTPEPVKVTYNKDIKAIFVANCTPCHLAGGANPNKWDDYATAKSKITNILDRTQRMPGTTGFMPRNGTAQLPAATIALLKQWQADGLLEN from the coding sequence ATGAATGTAAAACGTCTCCTCCTCCAAATGGGGGTAGCAAGCATTGCTATGTCCTTTCTAATCAGTTGTAACAAAACGGATGACACTCCTGAACCCGTAAAAGTTACGTACAACAAAGACATTAAGGCTATTTTTGTCGCCAATTGTACCCCTTGCCACTTAGCAGGTGGGGCAAATCCAAACAAGTGGGATGATTACGCTACCGCCAAATCTAAAATCACGAACATCCTTGACCGTACACAACGGATGCCTGGGACAACAGGATTTATGCCGCGTAATGGTACCGCTCAACTTCCAGCTGCGACCATTGCCCTACTCAAGCAATGGCAAGCCGATGGATTATTAGAAAACTAG
- a CDS encoding serine hydrolase domain-containing protein, translating into MQTTRRQFIQQLGFASTGIALLVGGPFDSFAKSKLSLPRSTPETQGVDSAGITNFMNAVAQSKHEFHSLMILRHGQVVAEGWWAPYRHDLKHTLYSMSKSFTSTAVGFAVAEGKLKISDLVVSFFPNDLPATISENLAKLTIKDLLSMSVGQETEPMVRNEDNWAKAFLATPIKYKPGSVFLYNSIATYMCSAIVQKVTGQRIIDYLKPRLFDPLGIEGADWEEDSQGINTGGWGLRVRTEDLAKFGQLYLQKGVWNGKQLIPKAWVEEATTFKVQQPAPANPTRPNDQNDWLQGYCYQFWRCRHNAYRGDGAYGQYTIVMPDQDAVIAITSETANMQGILDLVWEHLLPAMKSQALPVNTAANKALKQQMAALALLPPKGGELRTNAAKISGKLFQMEPNSLNVETISLAYREGDSYQFVLKDQEGVHRVICGLEKWAFGETDLARPNLVNSSKLKFERIAKIAAAGTWKDPKTFEITLRYYESPHRNYIICHFEGDAVKINFDNSINRMTGAKDKRPVLQGKTGV; encoded by the coding sequence ATGCAAACCACTCGTCGCCAGTTTATTCAACAATTAGGTTTTGCCAGTACAGGAATCGCCCTTTTGGTCGGTGGACCTTTTGACTCGTTTGCAAAATCGAAACTAAGCTTGCCGCGAAGCACACCCGAAACACAGGGTGTAGACTCGGCTGGGATTACTAATTTTATGAATGCCGTAGCCCAAAGCAAACATGAGTTTCACAGCCTGATGATTCTCCGACACGGACAGGTCGTGGCCGAAGGTTGGTGGGCGCCTTACCGACATGATTTGAAGCATACGCTGTATTCGATGAGTAAAAGTTTTACTTCCACGGCGGTGGGGTTTGCCGTCGCTGAGGGGAAACTCAAAATCAGTGATTTGGTGGTGTCATTTTTCCCCAACGACTTGCCCGCTACAATCAGCGAAAACTTGGCAAAGCTGACGATAAAAGACCTGCTCAGCATGTCGGTGGGTCAGGAGACCGAGCCGATGGTCAGAAACGAAGACAATTGGGCAAAGGCGTTTTTGGCCACTCCGATCAAATATAAACCTGGCAGCGTGTTTTTGTACAATAGCATCGCTACTTATATGTGCTCGGCCATTGTGCAGAAAGTAACGGGACAAAGAATCATTGACTACCTCAAACCGCGTCTTTTTGACCCGCTGGGAATTGAAGGAGCGGATTGGGAAGAAGATTCGCAAGGCATTAACACAGGCGGCTGGGGCCTTCGTGTAAGGACCGAAGACTTAGCTAAATTTGGTCAATTATACTTGCAAAAAGGGGTTTGGAACGGCAAACAACTGATTCCGAAAGCGTGGGTAGAAGAGGCTACAACCTTTAAAGTCCAACAACCCGCTCCCGCCAACCCAACCCGCCCGAATGACCAAAACGACTGGTTGCAGGGCTATTGTTACCAGTTTTGGCGCTGTCGACACAATGCCTACCGGGGCGACGGGGCTTACGGCCAATACACCATTGTAATGCCTGACCAAGATGCCGTTATTGCCATCACAAGCGAAACAGCCAACATGCAGGGCATCTTAGATTTGGTTTGGGAGCATTTGTTGCCCGCCATGAAATCACAGGCACTACCCGTCAATACCGCAGCCAATAAAGCATTAAAGCAACAAATGGCTGCCTTGGCGCTATTGCCGCCGAAAGGAGGAGAATTGCGTACCAATGCCGCCAAAATATCAGGAAAATTGTTTCAGATGGAGCCCAATTCACTTAATGTCGAAACTATTTCGCTGGCGTACCGTGAGGGTGATAGCTACCAATTTGTGCTGAAAGACCAAGAGGGTGTTCATAGGGTTATATGCGGACTCGAAAAATGGGCTTTTGGTGAAACCGACCTTGCCCGACCCAATTTGGTTAATTCCTCCAAATTAAAATTTGAACGCATCGCCAAGATTGCCGCCGCTGGTACGTGGAAAGACCCCAAGACCTTCGAAATAACGCTTCGCTATTACGAATCTCCGCACCGCAATTACATTATTTGTCATTTTGAGGGAGACGCTGTTAAAATAAATTTTGACAACAGCATCAACCGCATGACGGGAGCCAAAGATAAACGCCCAGTATTGCAAGGAAAAACGGGCGTTTGA
- a CDS encoding GDSL-type esterase/lipase family protein — MMKNSTPTTILILVIALLGASFSCKRSSVNYQPIAEAFEPDYQLNRFENEIKNFEKEDTEKGKKKGEILFYGSSSWRIWKDMKSDLAPLPVLNRGFGGSTIPELIHYTERVVFPLEPKILVIYGGENDLTGKKYKSAEQMFDSYRQFVSIIQNRLPKTKICFVSMKLSPSRRKHWETVKKGNAMVKSFSTGKYLSYVDINPVLFNPNGTVKGELYTQDSLHLNAQGYREYTKVLLPFLMKKYK; from the coding sequence ATGATGAAAAACTCTACCCCTACAACTATATTGATTCTGGTGATAGCATTGCTTGGAGCTTCTTTTTCCTGTAAACGCAGCAGTGTCAACTATCAGCCCATCGCGGAAGCCTTCGAGCCTGATTATCAACTCAACCGCTTTGAAAACGAGATTAAGAATTTTGAAAAAGAAGACACCGAAAAAGGCAAAAAAAAAGGCGAGATATTGTTTTATGGTAGTTCTAGTTGGCGGATTTGGAAAGATATGAAATCCGATTTGGCTCCTTTGCCCGTATTGAATCGAGGCTTTGGTGGCTCAACCATTCCAGAGCTCATTCATTACACAGAACGTGTGGTGTTTCCCCTCGAACCCAAAATACTGGTCATTTACGGTGGAGAAAATGATTTGACGGGCAAAAAATACAAATCTGCCGAGCAAATGTTTGACTCTTATCGACAGTTTGTTTCAATCATTCAAAATCGTTTACCCAAAACCAAGATTTGTTTCGTTTCGATGAAACTCTCCCCTTCGCGTCGTAAACATTGGGAAACGGTCAAAAAAGGAAATGCCATGGTAAAATCTTTCAGTACAGGTAAATACTTATCGTATGTAGACATCAACCCTGTACTTTTCAACCCCAACGGCACTGTCAAAGGTGAGCTGTATACTCAAGACAGCCTGCACCTCAACGCACAAGGCTACCGCGAATATACCAAAGTCCTTCTCCCATTTCTAATGAAAAAATACAAATAA
- a CDS encoding NRDE family protein: MCFVTYIPHQQGFILTSNRDESVGRPKALPPKKYLIDSTPVFYPQDGLAGGTWIAASPKATVCLLNGAFVKHHHKPPYRMSRGKVVLDFFTYEHLADFANQYDFAGIEPFTLVVVEEGSEPILSELRWDGAQVHLKALNAGQSYAWSSVTLYADAVVRERERWWQDWQRQHPVFEAKDVLDFHNLGGNGDKANDLVMNRNGQLRTVSTTQIQKTPTQFLMNYRDRLSGHHFKYRIFEAEKISCL; the protein is encoded by the coding sequence ATGTGCTTTGTAACCTATATTCCACACCAACAAGGCTTTATCCTGACTTCTAACCGCGATGAGAGCGTAGGTCGCCCCAAAGCTTTGCCGCCCAAAAAGTACCTCATTGATTCCACGCCCGTCTTTTATCCGCAAGACGGGCTGGCAGGAGGCACTTGGATTGCGGCTTCACCCAAGGCGACCGTTTGCCTGCTCAACGGAGCGTTCGTAAAGCATCATCATAAACCTCCCTATCGGATGAGTCGGGGAAAAGTAGTACTTGATTTTTTTACGTATGAGCACCTAGCCGATTTTGCTAACCAATACGACTTTGCGGGCATCGAGCCGTTTACGCTGGTAGTAGTAGAGGAAGGTAGTGAGCCTATACTTTCGGAGCTTCGCTGGGATGGGGCACAAGTCCACCTTAAAGCACTGAATGCGGGGCAGTCTTACGCATGGTCGTCGGTGACGCTTTATGCTGACGCTGTGGTTCGGGAACGGGAACGTTGGTGGCAAGATTGGCAACGACAACACCCTGTTTTTGAAGCCAAAGATGTGCTTGATTTTCACAATTTGGGCGGAAATGGCGACAAAGCAAACGATTTGGTGATGAACCGCAACGGTCAATTGCGAACCGTCAGTACTACCCAAATTCAGAAAACGCCCACTCAGTTTTTGATGAATTACCGCGACCGGCTCAGCGGCCATCATTTTAAGTACCGAATTTTTGAAGCCGAAAAAATCAGTTGTCTGTAA
- a CDS encoding flavin reductase family protein, whose product MLTINPKDVSVPVIHHYLQGAVAPRPIAFASTVDKDGNVNLSPFSFFNLFGTKPPTLIFSPNRRVRDATNKHTFENVQEVDEVVINMVDYAMVEQMSLASCEYPKGTNEFVKAGFTEMPSQLVKPPRVGESKAVFECKVKQIISLGEEGGAANLIICEVILAHFSEDILDENGRIDQRKTDWVARMGGDWYARASGDALFEIPKPSTQKGIGVDSIPDFVKTNPLFTGNELGRLGNIERLPQVEEIERFKNENLEKDFIQLAKKMLFEGKVKDAWLALLAMEA is encoded by the coding sequence ATGCTTACCATCAATCCGAAAGACGTCTCGGTTCCTGTCATTCATCATTATTTGCAGGGTGCGGTGGCACCCCGTCCGATTGCTTTTGCCAGTACGGTCGATAAAGACGGCAACGTTAATTTAAGCCCCTTTAGTTTTTTCAATTTATTCGGTACCAAACCCCCTACGCTTATTTTTTCGCCCAATCGCCGCGTACGCGACGCCACCAATAAACATACCTTCGAAAACGTACAAGAAGTGGATGAAGTGGTGATTAACATGGTTGATTATGCCATGGTTGAGCAGATGTCGCTGGCGAGTTGTGAGTATCCAAAAGGCACCAATGAGTTTGTGAAAGCGGGTTTTACGGAGATGCCTTCTCAATTAGTAAAACCTCCTCGGGTGGGGGAATCGAAAGCCGTTTTTGAGTGTAAAGTCAAGCAGATTATTTCGTTGGGCGAAGAAGGTGGTGCCGCCAATTTGATCATTTGCGAGGTAATTTTAGCGCATTTTTCGGAAGATATTCTCGACGAAAACGGCAGAATTGACCAACGAAAAACCGACTGGGTAGCCCGCATGGGCGGCGATTGGTACGCCCGTGCTTCGGGCGATGCCTTGTTTGAGATTCCGAAACCTAGCACTCAAAAAGGCATTGGTGTTGATTCAATTCCTGATTTTGTAAAAACGAATCCATTGTTCACGGGAAATGAACTGGGACGTTTGGGGAATATAGAGAGATTGCCGCAGGTGGAAGAAATAGAGCGTTTTAAAAATGAAAATTTGGAGAAAGACTTCATCCAATTGGCAAAAAAAATGCTCTTTGAGGGTAAAGTAAAAGATGCTTGGCTGGCGTTGTTGGCCATGGAAGCATAG
- the fahA gene encoding fumarylacetoacetase codes for MWLSIDKNSDFSIHNLPFGIFSTPKTSKRVGVALGPWIIDMTKLADLGAFGGIDFDKNAFQKEFLNDFMAAGKTVRVGVRQVLQQIFEDPCSPFKGFASDFLVPQKDAILHIPVKVGDYTDFYSSEQHAFNVGAMFRDPQNALFPNWKHLPVAYHGRASSIFVSGTHFHRPKGQTCPDETQPPIFGPTKRLDIELEMATIIGAGNEIGDCISVDEAEEHVFGFLLFNDWSARDIQKWEYVPLGPFLAKNFFSSVSPWVVTMEALAPFRVPITAQIPAVLPYLKGQHLQNFDVTLEVYIQPAEDKGQAEFLLCRSNFKNMYWTVAQQIAHHTINGCNLNVGDMLASGTISGKEPDSFGSLLELTWGGKNPITLPNGLIRKFVEDYDTIIIRGFAQKGEIRVGFGEVKTTILPAK; via the coding sequence ATGTGGCTTTCCATTGATAAAAACTCCGATTTTTCGATTCATAATTTGCCTTTTGGTATTTTCTCAACGCCTAAAACGTCCAAAAGGGTCGGGGTGGCGCTTGGCCCTTGGATTATTGACATGACCAAACTAGCCGATTTAGGCGCTTTTGGTGGTATTGATTTTGATAAAAATGCCTTTCAAAAGGAGTTCCTCAACGACTTTATGGCAGCGGGTAAAACGGTTCGGGTGGGAGTACGGCAGGTGTTACAGCAAATTTTTGAAGACCCGTGTAGCCCTTTCAAAGGCTTTGCCTCCGATTTTTTGGTTCCGCAAAAAGACGCCATTTTACATATACCCGTTAAAGTGGGCGATTACACCGATTTCTATTCTAGTGAGCAACATGCCTTCAACGTTGGGGCTATGTTTCGCGACCCACAAAATGCATTATTTCCCAATTGGAAACATTTGCCAGTGGCGTACCACGGTCGGGCCTCGTCGATTTTTGTGTCGGGGACCCACTTTCACCGCCCTAAGGGACAAACTTGCCCCGATGAGACCCAACCGCCGATTTTCGGTCCGACTAAACGTCTTGATATTGAATTGGAAATGGCGACCATCATTGGCGCGGGTAATGAAATCGGTGACTGCATTTCAGTCGATGAAGCAGAAGAGCATGTTTTTGGCTTTTTGTTATTCAACGACTGGTCGGCGCGAGATATTCAGAAGTGGGAGTATGTGCCGTTGGGGCCGTTTTTGGCAAAAAACTTTTTTTCTTCGGTCTCTCCTTGGGTAGTCACGATGGAAGCTCTAGCCCCATTTCGGGTGCCTATAACTGCACAAATTCCCGCTGTTTTGCCGTATTTAAAAGGACAACATCTTCAAAATTTTGATGTAACTCTTGAGGTCTACATTCAACCAGCAGAGGATAAAGGGCAAGCTGAGTTTTTGCTTTGCCGTTCCAATTTCAAAAATATGTACTGGACGGTAGCCCAGCAGATTGCGCATCATACCATTAATGGCTGTAACCTGAACGTGGGAGATATGCTTGCTTCGGGTACGATTTCGGGCAAAGAACCCGACAGTTTCGGGTCGTTGTTGGAGTTGACATGGGGAGGTAAAAATCCGATTACGCTTCCCAATGGTTTGATACGCAAGTTTGTGGAAGATTACGACACGATTATCATTCGGGGTTTTGCACAAAAAGGTGAAATTAGGGTAGGGTTTGGAGAAGTAAAAACGACTATCTTGCCAGCAAAATAA
- a CDS encoding tetratricopeptide repeat-containing sensor histidine kinase, translating to MKNSLILWIFFLPLFKTVGQVPRIDHTRNYNRVYKDSLKTVAKRLLAEVEKHSEEPKQIMKKMQVLNLLGTLYLEGDYKELDTSMAYNDRLFELAKQQDDKEMMIDALLRREVKYRRGHDYVRSLEISLEALKLCDALGGNCRKAWMIQQNLGLSFLRSSDNPKAEKYFKTALTQLESTPDDDRPLKLKHILGLYSMLSTLYQQWGKDKLVLEMFDRQLAVAQELNNKISLAGTYEEMGDYYNKIGRAGKALPLLSKAFALFEEVNHTRGVASVTNSLGESFLALKDYTKAQSYAEKALAMANQYNYASLKPFAYHTLTEAYGKLGNEMASLRAYRQEATLRDSLGIARRLVALADMRRAYEVDGARLEQQIALQTRTRNFLLIVVLLLSAIGIGLIFHSRTLRQKNYELARKKREIEQAFLKGQTTERKRVASELHDNLGGLLSAAKLSLQILDPSQLDRHEREIYDNVVEMMIDACRQVRTLSHNMLPEDLEREGLLPVFDRLIYKLNSAGTTQFSLQTSGDLPARLTPEIEFNLYLIGFELCNNVLKHAKATKTFVTLQRLGNRVVLTVADNGKGIPTQRVEEGMGLQNIRQRTLDIRGTLSIESQPNGGTVIIINIPYEETRQFLASEVVTDN from the coding sequence ATGAAAAACTCGCTCATTTTATGGATTTTCTTTTTACCGCTGTTCAAAACAGTAGGACAGGTGCCACGTATTGACCATACTCGAAATTATAACCGAGTCTACAAAGACAGCCTAAAAACCGTTGCAAAAAGGCTATTGGCAGAAGTTGAGAAGCATTCAGAGGAGCCTAAACAGATTATGAAAAAAATGCAGGTACTTAACCTGCTGGGAACTTTGTATCTGGAAGGGGATTATAAAGAGCTGGATACGAGTATGGCCTACAACGACCGTCTTTTTGAGTTGGCCAAACAACAGGACGATAAAGAAATGATGATTGATGCGCTGCTGCGCCGGGAGGTGAAGTATCGGCGCGGTCACGATTATGTGAGGTCGCTTGAAATTAGTCTTGAAGCGCTCAAACTGTGCGATGCTTTGGGTGGAAACTGTCGCAAGGCGTGGATGATTCAGCAAAATTTGGGGTTAAGTTTTCTTCGTTCTTCCGATAATCCAAAAGCTGAAAAATATTTTAAAACGGCGTTGACCCAGTTGGAAAGCACGCCCGATGACGATAGGCCGCTCAAACTGAAACACATCTTGGGGCTCTACAGTATGCTCAGTACCCTTTATCAACAGTGGGGGAAGGATAAGTTGGTACTTGAAATGTTTGACCGCCAACTTGCCGTGGCGCAAGAGCTTAACAATAAGATTTCGTTGGCGGGCACCTACGAAGAGATGGGCGATTATTACAACAAAATCGGGCGGGCTGGGAAGGCATTGCCGTTGTTGAGTAAAGCGTTTGCCCTCTTTGAAGAAGTAAACCATACCCGCGGTGTGGCGTCGGTCACCAATAGTCTCGGAGAATCTTTTTTAGCCCTGAAGGATTATACCAAAGCCCAAAGCTACGCCGAAAAAGCGCTGGCCATGGCCAATCAGTACAATTATGCCTCTCTCAAGCCTTTTGCGTATCATACCCTCACCGAAGCCTACGGTAAACTTGGCAACGAAATGGCTTCTCTACGCGCCTACCGGCAAGAGGCCACCCTACGCGACAGCTTGGGTATTGCTCGTCGGTTAGTTGCCCTAGCGGATATGCGGCGGGCGTATGAGGTAGATGGTGCCCGGCTAGAACAGCAGATTGCGTTGCAAACGCGGACGCGTAATTTCCTGCTCATTGTGGTACTTCTTCTGAGTGCAATCGGAATAGGACTGATTTTTCATAGCCGGACATTACGCCAGAAAAACTATGAATTGGCCCGTAAAAAACGGGAAATAGAACAAGCTTTTCTGAAAGGACAAACAACGGAAAGAAAACGCGTAGCTTCGGAGTTGCACGATAATTTGGGCGGGCTTCTGTCGGCGGCCAAGCTCAGTTTACAAATTCTTGACCCTTCGCAACTTGACCGCCATGAGCGCGAAATTTATGATAATGTGGTAGAAATGATGATTGACGCGTGCCGTCAGGTGCGCACGCTCTCGCACAATATGCTCCCCGAAGATTTGGAACGTGAAGGACTTTTGCCCGTATTTGACCGCTTGATTTACAAACTAAACTCTGCCGGAACAACACAGTTTAGCCTGCAAACCAGCGGCGATTTGCCAGCACGACTGACGCCTGAAATCGAGTTTAATCTCTATTTGATTGGTTTTGAATTATGTAATAACGTGCTCAAACACGCCAAAGCCACCAAAACCTTTGTCACACTGCAACGACTCGGGAATCGAGTGGTTTTGACCGTAGCCGACAACGGAAAGGGCATTCCAACGCAACGAGTGGAGGAAGGAATGGGCTTACAGAATATCCGTCAGCGGACGTTGGATATTCGCGGCACGCTCTCCATCGAAAGTCAACCCAACGGTGGTACCGTTATCATTATTAATATTCCGTATGAAGAAACAAGGCAATTCCTTGCTTCGGAGGTGGTTACAGACAACTGA
- a CDS encoding homogentisate 1,2-dioxygenase, translated as MPIYHKLGKIPPKRHTQFEKPDGGLYYEQLFGTVGFDGMSSLMYHVHRPTMVKEILSETDVSPKIAVEKGIKARLLKGFDVPPKEDFLESRTRLLVNSDVHISLAAPRQSLTSYFYKNADADELLFIHRGSGKLRTQLGNIPFEYGDYLVIPRGIIYQIEFDSEDNRLLITESFHPIYTPKRYRNWFGQLLEQSPYCERDYKLPEELETHDVEGDFVMKIKKQGKIYEMLYPTHPFDVVGWDGYNFPYGFSIHNFEPITGRIHQPPPVHQTFETSAFVVCSFCPRLYDYHPKAIPAPYNHSNIDSDEVIYYVDGDFMSRNNIEQGHITLHPGGIPHGPAPGAYERSIGKKETIELAVMIDTFRPLMVTEEALKIDDGKYYQSWLA; from the coding sequence ATGCCTATTTATCATAAACTCGGCAAAATTCCTCCCAAACGGCACACTCAATTTGAGAAGCCCGACGGAGGACTATACTACGAACAACTTTTTGGCACCGTCGGCTTCGATGGAATGTCGTCATTGATGTACCATGTGCATCGGCCCACGATGGTCAAAGAGATTTTGTCAGAAACGGATGTTTCTCCTAAAATCGCCGTCGAAAAGGGAATAAAAGCGCGGCTCCTCAAAGGCTTTGACGTACCGCCGAAAGAAGATTTTTTAGAAAGCCGAACAAGGCTTTTGGTCAATAGCGATGTGCATATCAGTCTGGCGGCACCGCGCCAATCGTTGACCTCATATTTTTACAAAAATGCTGATGCCGACGAGTTGTTGTTTATCCACCGAGGTTCGGGAAAACTGCGTACTCAACTCGGAAATATTCCGTTTGAATACGGTGATTATCTGGTCATTCCAAGGGGTATTATTTATCAAATCGAGTTTGATTCTGAAGATAATCGGCTGCTGATTACGGAGTCTTTTCATCCGATTTATACGCCCAAGCGGTACCGAAATTGGTTTGGACAGTTGCTCGAACAGTCGCCTTATTGTGAGCGTGATTACAAACTTCCCGAAGAACTCGAAACCCACGATGTAGAAGGAGATTTTGTAATGAAAATCAAAAAACAGGGGAAAATCTACGAAATGCTCTACCCTACGCATCCGTTTGACGTGGTTGGGTGGGATGGATACAATTTTCCCTATGGCTTTTCGATTCATAATTTTGAGCCTATTACGGGGCGTATTCATCAACCACCGCCTGTACACCAGACCTTTGAGACGAGCGCATTTGTGGTGTGTTCGTTTTGTCCGCGACTGTATGACTATCATCCTAAGGCCATCCCAGCACCCTACAATCATTCTAATATCGACTCTGATGAGGTGATTTATTACGTAGATGGTGATTTTATGAGTCGAAACAACATTGAGCAGGGGCACATCACGCTCCATCCGGGCGGTATTCCGCACGGCCCCGCGCCGGGCGCGTATGAGCGGAGCATTGGTAAAAAAGAAACCATCGAGCTCGCCGTCATGATTGATACGTTTCGACCGTTGATGGTGACCGAAGAAGCCCTCAAAATTGATGATGGAAAGTATTACCAGAGTTGGTTAGCCTAA